One region of Endozoicomonas sp. Mp262 genomic DNA includes:
- the guaD gene encoding guanine deaminase, with the protein MKKNPVVWRASTLHFLDDPARTPTKDAVEFHEDGAVVVDDGHILAAGAYQSIAKHLPAACETYHLPGKLLIPGFVDTHVHYPQLGMTGACGEQLIQWLERYTFPAEAAFDSPDYAREVARFFLDQCLAHGTTTALVFGAVFPESVTAFFEAASERQLRMIAGKVMMDRNAPDYLLDTATTSYEESQQLIRHWHGKNRLAYAVTPRFAPTSTPNQLKAARRLLDEFDGLYLHTHLAENLKEVAWTHKLYPDSQNYLDVYDQYGLLGSRSFFAHAIHLCEASWQRLADTGSSLSFCPSANLFLGSGLFDFQKASSLNINIGLGTDIGAGTSLCQLESMKSAYQVCQLQGTSLSPLSAFYLATLGGARALGLSDKIGSFTPGNEADFLILNPRATPLLAFRMKQAKTLEERLGIMMTLGDDRLIENTVIMGETWQKKTGEYK; encoded by the coding sequence ATGAAAAAAAATCCTGTGGTCTGGCGTGCGTCCACTCTGCACTTTCTTGATGATCCAGCCAGGACTCCCACCAAAGATGCCGTTGAGTTCCACGAGGACGGCGCTGTTGTGGTTGATGACGGTCATATCCTTGCTGCCGGTGCGTATCAAAGCATTGCCAAGCACTTGCCAGCGGCCTGTGAGACTTACCATTTACCGGGAAAGTTGTTAATCCCGGGATTCGTTGATACCCATGTTCACTATCCCCAACTGGGAATGACCGGTGCCTGCGGCGAACAGCTGATTCAATGGCTTGAGCGATATACCTTTCCCGCAGAGGCCGCATTTGACTCACCAGACTATGCCCGGGAAGTCGCCCGGTTTTTCCTGGATCAGTGTCTCGCCCATGGAACCACGACCGCCCTCGTGTTTGGAGCCGTATTCCCGGAATCAGTCACCGCATTTTTTGAGGCGGCATCGGAAAGACAGCTGCGCATGATCGCAGGCAAAGTCATGATGGATCGTAACGCCCCGGACTACCTGCTTGATACTGCAACAACCAGCTATGAAGAGAGTCAGCAATTAATCAGACACTGGCATGGTAAAAACCGTCTGGCCTATGCCGTCACTCCACGGTTTGCCCCGACCTCAACCCCCAACCAGCTTAAAGCTGCCCGGCGTTTACTGGATGAGTTTGATGGGCTGTATCTCCATACCCATTTGGCAGAAAATTTAAAAGAAGTAGCCTGGACTCATAAGCTATACCCCGATAGCCAAAACTACCTGGATGTTTACGACCAGTATGGCTTACTGGGTTCCCGTTCATTCTTTGCCCATGCTATACACCTTTGTGAAGCCAGTTGGCAGCGCCTTGCCGATACGGGTTCCTCCCTATCCTTTTGCCCCAGCGCCAACCTTTTTTTAGGCAGTGGGCTGTTTGATTTTCAAAAAGCATCCTCCCTGAATATCAACATAGGCCTGGGAACAGATATCGGGGCAGGCACCAGTTTATGCCAGCTTGAATCCATGAAAAGCGCCTATCAAGTGTGCCAGCTACAGGGAACAAGCCTGTCTCCACTCAGCGCGTTTTATCTGGCAACACTGGGTGGCGCAAGGGCTTTAGGGCTATCAGATAAAATAGGCAGCTTCACCCCCGGAAATGAAGCCGACTTCCTGATTCTCAACCCCAGAGCAACACCCTTGCTGGCATTTCGGATGAAGCAGGCAAAAACCTTGGAAGAGCGCCTTGGCATCATGATGACCCTGGGAGATGATCGCCTGATAGAAAACACCGTCATTATGGGAGAAACCTGGCAGAAGAAAACCGGAGAGTATAAATAA
- the rubA gene encoding rubredoxin RubA, translating into MKKWQCLVCGFTYDEAEGWPEDGIAPGTRWEDIPDDWLCPDCGVSKSDFEMVEVN; encoded by the coding sequence ATGAAGAAATGGCAATGTCTGGTCTGTGGCTTTACTTATGATGAAGCGGAAGGTTGGCCAGAAGATGGTATTGCCCCTGGCACCCGGTGGGAAGATATACCAGATGACTGGCTTTGCCCGGACTGCGGCGTTAGCAAAAGCGATTTCGAAATGGTTGAAGTCAACTAA
- a CDS encoding helicase, with protein MKFRLLLWALGLLMKRAGNKNPAFRKKLEGQTLTFQISSQDGAVRHYNVKDMRVTSHSGKATNPSFEIAFKDSATGFQTLTAKNAQLAFMKGIQDKDIIITGDFSKVMWFQGLMKYLMPKKKKKS; from the coding sequence GTGAAGTTCAGACTGCTACTATGGGCACTGGGACTGTTGATGAAACGGGCCGGGAATAAAAACCCCGCTTTCAGAAAAAAGCTCGAGGGTCAGACGCTCACTTTCCAGATCAGTAGCCAGGATGGAGCTGTACGCCATTACAATGTGAAAGATATGCGCGTAACAAGCCATTCAGGAAAAGCAACCAACCCCAGCTTTGAAATTGCCTTCAAAGATTCTGCCACAGGCTTCCAAACCTTGACCGCAAAAAATGCGCAACTGGCCTTTATGAAAGGCATTCAGGATAAAGACATTATTATCACCGGGGATTTTAGCAAAGTTATGTGGTTTCAGGGCCTAATGAAGTACCTGATGCCCAAAAAGAAGAAAAAATCCTGA
- a CDS encoding GNAT family N-acetyltransferase — protein MLTPLRKRIDIKTFEQLNAYELYELLKLRVDVFIVELNCPYADLDNMDRHPETRHVLCHSEDSGELMGYLRVLPPGLRFSEVGITRVVVSEKGRGQGIAHAMMANALDMASTLWAEMDIKVSVQNYLVGFYQELGFVVNSTVYMEEGIPHVEMLKEASSCTIH, from the coding sequence ATGTTGACGCCCCTTCGAAAAAGAATAGATATCAAAACCTTTGAGCAACTCAATGCCTATGAGCTGTATGAACTACTGAAATTAAGGGTTGATGTATTCATTGTAGAGCTGAACTGTCCTTACGCTGATCTGGACAATATGGATCGACATCCCGAGACCCGGCATGTGCTTTGCCATTCAGAGGATTCCGGTGAGCTAATGGGGTACTTGAGGGTTCTGCCACCGGGTCTCCGCTTTTCTGAAGTTGGCATTACGCGTGTGGTTGTCTCGGAGAAGGGGCGTGGGCAGGGTATCGCACATGCTATGATGGCCAATGCCTTGGATATGGCTTCAACCCTTTGGGCTGAAATGGATATTAAGGTAAGTGTCCAAAATTATCTGGTAGGCTTTTATCAGGAGCTGGGCTTTGTAGTGAACTCTACTGTGTATATGGAAGAGGGAATTCCCCATGTGGAAATGCTAAAAGAGGCATCATCCTGCACTATACATTAG